From Bacillus sp. FSL K6-3431, the proteins below share one genomic window:
- a CDS encoding DUF1146 family protein: protein MVEEFGQQSLLSIISHLFFIAITFYGLQAVHFDKLIRGNRVFQARLLYILITIAIGSVVSNFFLDYLNWASQLRLLF from the coding sequence ATGGTTGAAGAGTTCGGACAGCAATCTTTGCTTAGCATTATTTCTCACTTGTTTTTTATAGCCATTACTTTCTATGGACTACAGGCAGTACATTTTGATAAACTAATCAGAGGTAATCGTGTGTTTCAGGCTAGGCTTTTGTACATATTAATTACAATTGCAATTGGCTCTGTAGTTAGTAATTTTTTCCTAGACTATTTAAATTGGGCAAGTCAACTACG
- a CDS encoding F0F1 ATP synthase subunit epsilon — protein MNTLRVSIVTPDGPVFDSDVEMLSTKAESGEIGILPGHIPMVAPLQIGAVRITKDNSTEYVAVSGGLLEVRPDQVTILAQTAERAESINIDRAEDARKRAESHLQGKAEDSDFKRAELALKRAINRIDVYEHG, from the coding sequence ATGAACACATTGCGAGTTAGTATTGTCACTCCCGATGGCCCGGTATTTGATTCTGATGTAGAAATGCTCAGCACTAAAGCTGAATCAGGTGAAATTGGTATACTTCCGGGTCACATTCCAATGGTTGCTCCACTCCAAATAGGTGCTGTACGTATCACAAAAGATAATAGTACAGAGTACGTGGCTGTAAGTGGTGGATTACTAGAAGTTCGTCCTGATCAAGTTACCATTCTTGCCCAAACAGCAGAACGCGCGGAGAGCATTAATATCGACCGTGCTGAAGATGCAAGAAAACGCGCTGAGTCCCATTTACAGGGGAAAGCCGAGGATAGTGATTTTAAACGTGCGGAATTAGCGTTGAAACGAGCGATAAACCGCATTGATGTATATGAGCATGGGTAA
- the atpD gene encoding F0F1 ATP synthase subunit beta, with amino-acid sequence MNKGHILQVMGPVIDVKFASGQLPNIYNALKVTTSAEQNIELTLEVALHLGNDTVRTIAMASTDGVQRGMEVLDTGAPISVPVGDITLGRVFNVLGENIDLDEKLAPDVRRDAIHRAAPKFDQLSTEVEILETGIKVVDLLAPYIKGGKIGLFGGAGVGKTVLIQELINNIAQEHGGISVFAGVGERTREGNDLYYEMKDSGVITKTAMVFGQMNEPPGARMRVALTGLTMAEYFRDEQGQDVLFFIDNIFRFTQAGSEVSALLGRMPSAVGYQPTLATEMGQLQERITSTNVGSVTSIQAIYVPADDYTDPAPATTFAHLDATTNLDRKLSEMGIYPAVDPLASTSRALSPEIVSEEHYYVATQVQQTLQRYKELQDIIAILGMDELGDEDKLTVHRARRIQFFLSQNFHVAEQFTGQKGSYVQVAETVKGFKELLEGKYDHLPEDAFRLVGTIADAIKKAQDMGVEA; translated from the coding sequence ATGAACAAAGGACATATTTTACAAGTTATGGGTCCGGTTATTGACGTGAAATTCGCCAGTGGCCAGCTCCCAAATATTTATAACGCGCTAAAAGTTACTACATCTGCAGAGCAAAACATTGAATTAACATTGGAAGTTGCTCTCCACCTTGGTAATGATACTGTTCGTACAATTGCAATGGCATCCACTGACGGTGTTCAACGCGGAATGGAAGTTCTTGATACAGGTGCACCAATTTCCGTGCCAGTTGGTGATATCACACTTGGACGTGTATTTAACGTTTTAGGTGAAAATATTGACCTTGATGAAAAGCTTGCTCCAGACGTACGCCGTGACGCAATTCACCGTGCAGCGCCAAAATTTGATCAGCTTTCCACAGAGGTAGAAATATTAGAAACAGGTATTAAAGTTGTTGACTTACTAGCCCCTTATATTAAAGGTGGTAAGATCGGACTCTTTGGTGGTGCGGGTGTTGGTAAAACTGTACTTATCCAAGAACTGATCAACAATATCGCTCAAGAACACGGTGGTATTTCCGTATTTGCTGGTGTTGGAGAACGTACTCGTGAAGGAAATGACCTTTACTACGAGATGAAAGATTCAGGCGTTATTACCAAAACAGCAATGGTATTCGGACAAATGAATGAGCCACCAGGAGCACGTATGCGTGTTGCGCTTACTGGTCTGACAATGGCTGAATATTTCCGTGATGAGCAAGGGCAGGATGTTCTGTTCTTTATCGATAACATTTTCCGATTTACTCAAGCAGGATCCGAAGTATCTGCCCTTCTAGGACGGATGCCTTCAGCAGTTGGTTACCAACCAACACTTGCTACAGAAATGGGACAATTGCAAGAACGTATTACGTCAACAAACGTTGGTTCAGTTACATCAATCCAAGCAATTTACGTTCCTGCGGATGACTACACTGACCCGGCACCAGCAACGACATTTGCTCACTTAGATGCAACGACGAACCTTGACCGGAAGCTTTCTGAGATGGGTATCTATCCTGCAGTAGATCCACTAGCTTCCACTTCAAGGGCACTATCACCAGAAATTGTTAGTGAAGAGCATTATTATGTGGCGACTCAAGTACAGCAAACATTACAACGCTATAAAGAATTACAGGATATCATTGCAATCCTAGGTATGGATGAACTTGGAGACGAAGATAAGTTGACCGTTCACCGTGCACGCAGAATTCAATTTTTCCTATCTCAAAACTTCCACGTTGCAGAACAGTTTACAGGACAGAAAGGTTCTTACGTTCAAGTAGCAGAAACGGTAAAAGGTTTCAAAGAATTACTTGAAGGTAAATATGACCATCTTCCTGAAGATGCTTTCCGCCTTGTTGGAACAATTGCGGATGCAATTAAAAAAGCGCAAGATATGGGCGTAGAAGCATAA
- a CDS encoding F0F1 ATP synthase subunit gamma — MASLRDIETRINSTKKTSQITKAMQMVSAAKLNRAETNAKSFVPYMEKIQEVATSIAAGSKDVEHPMLVSRPVKRTGYLVITADKGLAGPYNSSILRSVSNKIKDRHQSDDEYAIIAIGRMGRDFFLKRNMNVVLEINGLPDQPNFADVMEITSKAVGMFSDGTFDELYMYYNHFVSAMTQEVTEKKVLPLTELDTSKKLMSYEYEPSAQAILEVLLPQYAESLIYGALLDAKASEHAARMTAMKSATDNASDLIDGLTLSFNRARQAMITQEITEIVGGVAALE, encoded by the coding sequence GTGGCATCCTTACGTGACATTGAAACCCGGATTAACTCGACCAAGAAAACAAGCCAGATAACAAAAGCAATGCAGATGGTATCCGCAGCAAAGTTGAATCGTGCAGAAACAAATGCAAAGTCATTTGTACCTTATATGGAAAAAATCCAAGAAGTTGCTACAAGTATTGCAGCTGGCAGCAAGGATGTAGAACATCCAATGCTTGTTTCACGTCCGGTGAAAAGAACGGGATACTTAGTAATCACAGCGGATAAAGGCTTGGCAGGACCATATAATAGCAGTATTTTGCGGTCTGTTTCAAATAAAATCAAAGACCGTCATCAATCTGATGATGAATATGCGATTATTGCTATTGGCCGTATGGGACGCGACTTTTTCCTCAAAAGAAACATGAATGTAGTGCTAGAAATCAATGGACTTCCGGATCAACCAAACTTTGCAGACGTTATGGAAATAACGAGCAAAGCAGTTGGAATGTTCTCAGATGGCACATTTGATGAACTATATATGTACTACAACCATTTTGTCAGCGCGATGACTCAAGAAGTGACAGAGAAAAAAGTACTGCCACTTACTGAGCTTGATACATCTAAAAAATTAATGTCTTATGAGTACGAACCTTCAGCCCAAGCCATCCTTGAAGTATTGCTTCCACAATATGCGGAAAGCTTAATTTACGGTGCCTTACTTGACGCTAAAGCTAGTGAGCATGCAGCACGGATGACGGCAATGAAGAGTGCAACAGATAATGCATCTGATTTGATCGATGGCCTGACATTATCCTTTAACCGAGCACGCCAAGCAATGATCACACAAGAAATTACCGAGATCGTAGGCGGCGTAGCAGCATTAGAATAA
- the atpA gene encoding F0F1 ATP synthase subunit alpha, which translates to MSIKAEEISALLKKQIENYQAEMEVNDVGTVIKIGDGIALAYGLDNVMAGELVEFSTGVLGMAQNLEENNVGIVILGPYTDIREGDEVRRTGRIMEVPVGEEMIGRVVNPLGEPVDGLGPINTTKSRPIEGQAPGVMDRKSVHEPLQTGIKAIDALVPIGRGQRELIIGDRQTGKTTVAIDTILNQRDQDMICVYVAIGQKESTVRGAVETLRKHGALDYTIVVTASASQPAPLLYLAPYTGVTMGEEFMYNGKHVLVIYDDLTKQAAAYRELSLLLRRPPGREAYPGDVFYLHSRLLERAAKLSDAKGGGSLTALPFVETQAGDISAYIPTNVISITDGQIFLQSDLFFSGVRPAINAGLSVSRVGGSAQIKAMKKVAGTLRLDLASFRELESFAQFGSDLDQATQAKLNRGARTVEVLKQDLNKPIKVEKQVMILYALTKGYLDDIPVKDVLRFEDSLYSWLDHNRAELLDTIRTTGGLPADEDLKDALSTFKRTFAKSE; encoded by the coding sequence ATGAGCATTAAAGCTGAAGAAATCAGTGCGCTACTAAAAAAGCAAATTGAAAATTATCAAGCTGAAATGGAAGTAAATGATGTTGGTACAGTCATTAAAATTGGGGACGGAATTGCCCTTGCTTACGGACTGGACAATGTTATGGCAGGGGAACTTGTCGAATTCTCAACCGGTGTACTGGGTATGGCGCAGAACCTAGAAGAAAATAACGTAGGTATCGTTATCCTCGGCCCTTATACAGATATCCGTGAAGGCGACGAAGTACGTCGTACAGGTAGAATCATGGAAGTTCCTGTAGGAGAAGAAATGATAGGACGCGTCGTGAATCCATTAGGTGAGCCAGTAGATGGATTAGGACCGATCAATACAACGAAATCACGTCCAATTGAAGGCCAAGCACCAGGTGTAATGGATCGTAAATCGGTTCATGAACCTTTGCAAACAGGAATTAAAGCAATTGATGCGCTAGTTCCAATCGGGCGTGGACAACGTGAATTAATTATCGGTGACCGTCAAACAGGTAAAACGACTGTTGCAATCGACACAATTTTGAACCAACGTGATCAAGACATGATCTGCGTATACGTAGCAATTGGTCAAAAAGAATCTACTGTTCGTGGCGCAGTTGAAACACTTCGTAAACATGGTGCACTTGATTACACGATCGTTGTGACTGCATCTGCTTCACAACCAGCTCCACTTCTTTACCTAGCTCCATATACAGGCGTAACAATGGGTGAAGAATTTATGTATAACGGTAAGCATGTACTAGTAATTTATGATGATTTAACGAAACAAGCTGCTGCATACCGTGAACTTTCCTTGCTACTTCGTCGTCCTCCGGGTCGTGAAGCATATCCAGGAGATGTTTTCTACTTGCATTCACGTCTTCTTGAACGTGCAGCGAAATTGAGTGATGCAAAAGGTGGCGGTTCATTAACTGCACTTCCATTTGTTGAAACACAAGCAGGGGATATTTCTGCTTATATTCCAACGAACGTTATTTCCATCACAGACGGCCAAATTTTCTTGCAATCTGATTTGTTCTTCTCGGGTGTCCGCCCAGCGATTAACGCGGGTCTTTCTGTATCTCGTGTTGGTGGATCAGCACAAATCAAGGCAATGAAAAAAGTAGCTGGAACACTTCGTCTTGATCTTGCATCATTCCGTGAGCTTGAATCATTTGCTCAGTTCGGTTCTGATCTAGACCAAGCGACACAAGCGAAACTGAATCGCGGAGCGAGAACAGTTGAAGTATTGAAGCAGGACTTGAACAAACCGATTAAGGTTGAAAAGCAAGTAATGATTCTATATGCATTAACGAAAGGATACCTTGACGATATCCCAGTTAAAGATGTTTTGCGTTTTGAAGATTCATTATACTCTTGGCTTGACCACAACCGTGCAGAGCTTCTAGATACTATCCGCACAACTGGTGGACTACCAGCTGATGAAGATCTAAAAGATGCATTGAGTACATTTAAAAGAACATTCGCAAAAAGTGAATAA
- a CDS encoding F0F1 ATP synthase subunit delta, with amino-acid sequence MSQNVIAERYALALFMLAKEQNLIEDLTVEMRTLKKVLTENPSFLTLLSSPKLTLNEKKNVLQNVFSSVSPTVENTLMLLLDAHRQNEITDVAEAYINLANEESGIADALVYSARPLSSEESHAVSASFAAKVGKRSLNIENIVDTNLLGGLKIRIGNRIFDGSLRGKLDRLERTLTT; translated from the coding sequence ATGAGCCAAAATGTTATCGCGGAACGCTACGCTTTAGCGCTTTTTATGTTAGCGAAAGAGCAAAATCTCATTGAAGACTTAACTGTGGAAATGCGAACATTAAAGAAGGTATTAACAGAAAACCCTTCATTCCTTACATTGTTATCATCGCCAAAATTAACTTTAAATGAGAAAAAGAATGTATTACAAAATGTATTTTCATCCGTTTCTCCAACCGTTGAAAATACTTTGATGCTTTTGCTTGATGCCCATCGTCAAAATGAGATTACTGATGTTGCTGAGGCTTATATTAATTTAGCTAATGAAGAAAGCGGAATTGCAGATGCGTTAGTTTATTCTGCACGCCCACTATCTTCAGAGGAATCACATGCTGTTTCCGCATCTTTCGCGGCGAAGGTTGGCAAGCGTTCCTTAAATATTGAAAACATCGTGGATACAAATTTACTCGGTGGTTTGAAAATACGTATAGGAAATCGAATTTTTGACGGTAGCCTGCGAGGCAAACTTGACCGTCTTGAACGGACATTAACTACTTGA
- the atpF gene encoding F0F1 ATP synthase subunit B: MLTNQFVLGVTESTQKFNGGDILYTVAAFAVLLFILKKVAWGPLMGIMIKREEYIANEISAAEKSRIESNQFLEEQKALLKEARIEAQAMIENSKEHGEVQREEIIQVARQEADRLKESARLEINEQKEQAIVALREQVASLSVLIASKVIEKELSEDDQQKLINEYIQKAGE, encoded by the coding sequence GTGCTAACAAACCAATTTGTACTTGGAGTCACTGAGTCCACACAAAAATTTAATGGCGGAGATATTTTATATACCGTTGCAGCATTTGCTGTTTTATTGTTCATACTGAAAAAAGTTGCATGGGGACCTTTAATGGGAATCATGATCAAACGCGAAGAATATATAGCGAATGAAATTAGTGCTGCGGAAAAAAGCCGCATTGAATCTAATCAATTCTTGGAAGAACAAAAAGCCCTATTGAAAGAAGCTCGCATAGAAGCACAAGCAATGATTGAAAACTCTAAAGAGCATGGGGAAGTTCAACGTGAAGAAATTATTCAGGTTGCTCGTCAAGAAGCGGATCGTTTAAAAGAATCTGCACGCTTAGAAATTAATGAGCAAAAAGAACAGGCAATTGTAGCGTTGCGTGAGCAAGTAGCTTCATTATCTGTATTGATTGCATCTAAAGTAATTGAAAAAGAATTGAGTGAAGACGATCAACAAAAATTGATCAATGAATACATTCAAAAGGCGGGAGAATAG
- the atpE gene encoding F0F1 ATP synthase subunit C, which translates to MYAIAAAIAIGLSALAAGIGNGMVVSKTVEGMARQPEARGMLQSTMFIGVGIIEAIPIMGAVIAFMLQGR; encoded by the coding sequence ATGTATGCAATCGCAGCAGCAATCGCAATTGGTCTATCAGCTTTAGCAGCAGGTATCGGTAACGGAATGGTTGTTTCTAAAACAGTTGAAGGTATGGCACGTCAACCAGAAGCGCGTGGAATGCTTCAATCAACAATGTTTATTGGTGTAGGTATCATCGAGGCGATTCCTATCATGGGTGCGGTTATTGCATTCATGCTTCAAGGTAGATAA
- the atpB gene encoding F0F1 ATP synthase subunit A, translating to MEHGAPLVEIAGLWFNLSNVLMITVSAIIVILIAVLSTRKLAMKPTGMQNVMEWIMDFVKGIIKSNMDWRTGGNFHLLGITLLMFIFVSNMLGLPFALYVHDELWWKSPTADPVVTLTLSVMVVVLSHYYGVKMKGAKEYGRDYFRPVGFMFPFKIIEELANSLSLGLRLYGNLYAGEVLIGLLASLAGVSVLGAIGGFVPLMVWQGFSIFVGALQAFIFTMLTMVYISHKVSSDH from the coding sequence TTGGAACATGGAGCACCATTAGTAGAAATAGCAGGGCTTTGGTTTAACTTATCGAATGTATTAATGATTACTGTTTCAGCGATTATCGTAATTCTAATTGCGGTTCTTTCTACTAGAAAACTAGCGATGAAGCCAACAGGAATGCAGAATGTCATGGAATGGATCATGGATTTTGTTAAAGGTATTATTAAAAGTAATATGGATTGGAGAACAGGTGGTAACTTCCATTTGCTTGGAATAACGTTGCTCATGTTTATATTCGTATCTAACATGCTTGGATTACCTTTTGCGTTATATGTTCATGATGAACTATGGTGGAAATCACCGACAGCCGATCCGGTTGTTACGTTGACTCTATCCGTCATGGTCGTGGTCTTATCTCATTATTACGGGGTGAAGATGAAAGGTGCAAAAGAATATGGTCGCGATTATTTCAGACCAGTAGGATTTATGTTTCCTTTTAAAATTATTGAAGAGCTAGCCAACTCACTCAGCCTTGGTTTGCGTCTATACGGTAACTTGTATGCAGGTGAAGTATTGATCGGACTATTGGCATCTTTAGCAGGAGTCAGCGTGCTTGGTGCAATTGGTGGATTTGTACCACTAATGGTATGGCAAGGATTTAGTATATTTGTAGGAGCATTACAAGCATTCATATTTACAATGTTAACGATGGTTTATATCTCGCATAAAGTGAGTTCTGACCATTAA
- a CDS encoding ATP synthase subunit I → MPELQQLFYRHCKYILYLLSIYFLGWGFTDYKSIFMGLILGTSVSLYNHWLLMRRTVRLGEAVAEGKRVYSLGTLMRMVAAIVAVYVAMKFPDVFHLISVIIGVVTVYAVIMIDFVVQQIFKSRE, encoded by the coding sequence ATGCCGGAACTCCAACAATTATTCTACAGACACTGTAAATACATACTGTACCTATTATCAATTTATTTTTTGGGATGGGGATTTACGGACTATAAATCTATATTTATGGGCTTAATCCTCGGGACATCTGTCAGCCTTTATAATCATTGGCTGTTAATGAGAAGAACAGTCCGTCTTGGGGAAGCAGTAGCAGAGGGAAAAAGAGTTTATTCCTTGGGCACACTAATGAGGATGGTAGCAGCAATCGTGGCAGTGTATGTAGCGATGAAATTCCCGGATGTATTTCACCTGATTAGCGTAATCATTGGAGTAGTGACAGTTTATGCTGTTATTATGATAGATTTTGTTGTTCAACAAATTTTCAAATCCCGGGAATAG
- the wecB gene encoding non-hydrolyzing UDP-N-acetylglucosamine 2-epimerase, whose protein sequence is MEKRVKVMSIFGTRPEAVKMAPLVLELQKRQNEFDPIVAVTAQHRQMLDQVLETFNIEPDYDLNIMKDRQTLIDVTTRGLDGLDRVMKEAEPDIVLVHGDTSTTFIASLAAFYNQIPVGHVEAGLRTWNKYSPFPEEINRQLTGVIADLHFSPTDSSAQNLLDENKQAETIFITGNTAIDALKTTVKENYSHEVLDKIGTDRLILLTAHRRENLGEPMRNMFRAIKRIVTEQPNVQVVYPVHLNPVVRELAEEVLGNDDRIHLIEPLDVIDFHNFANRSHIILTDSGGVQEEAPSLAVPVLVLRDTTERPEGIAAGTLKLAGTDEETIYSLATELLTNNEEYEKMAQAANPYGDGNASSRIADAILYHFGVRIEKPEVFRA, encoded by the coding sequence GTGGAAAAGCGAGTGAAGGTGATGTCTATTTTCGGGACGAGACCGGAAGCGGTTAAGATGGCTCCGCTCGTACTTGAACTGCAGAAAAGGCAAAATGAATTTGATCCGATTGTGGCGGTTACGGCCCAACATCGGCAAATGCTCGACCAAGTTTTGGAAACTTTCAATATCGAACCTGACTATGATTTAAATATAATGAAAGACAGGCAAACGCTTATCGATGTGACTACACGTGGGTTGGACGGGCTTGATCGCGTTATGAAGGAAGCAGAACCGGACATCGTGCTTGTGCACGGTGATACCTCCACAACTTTTATTGCGAGTCTTGCAGCTTTTTATAATCAAATTCCAGTGGGGCATGTCGAAGCGGGCTTACGAACGTGGAATAAGTATTCACCATTTCCTGAAGAGATAAATCGTCAGCTAACAGGTGTCATTGCGGATCTACATTTTTCACCTACAGATTCATCTGCGCAAAATCTATTAGATGAAAACAAGCAGGCTGAAACAATTTTTATTACGGGCAACACGGCGATTGATGCCTTGAAAACGACAGTAAAAGAAAATTACAGTCATGAGGTATTAGACAAAATCGGAACAGATCGGCTGATTCTATTGACTGCGCATCGTCGTGAAAATTTAGGAGAGCCAATGAGAAATATGTTCCGTGCGATTAAACGGATTGTGACCGAACAGCCTAATGTACAAGTTGTGTATCCTGTTCATTTAAATCCAGTCGTTCGTGAACTTGCTGAAGAGGTACTTGGCAACGATGATCGCATTCATTTAATCGAGCCCCTCGATGTGATCGATTTCCATAATTTTGCCAATCGATCACATATCATTCTCACTGATTCAGGAGGGGTCCAAGAAGAGGCGCCGTCACTAGCGGTTCCGGTACTTGTTCTTCGTGATACAACCGAGCGACCTGAGGGAATCGCAGCGGGTACATTAAAGCTTGCAGGAACAGATGAAGAAACAATTTATTCGTTAGCAACCGAGTTATTAACGAATAATGAAGAATATGAAAAGATGGCGCAAGCAGCCAATCCATATGGTGATGGGAATGCTTCTTCGCGAATTGCGGATGCCATTTTGTACCATTTCGGCGTACGTATAGAGAAGCCAGAGGTATTCAGAGCTTAA
- the upp gene encoding uracil phosphoribosyltransferase: MAKVYVFDHPLIQHKITYIRDKNTGTKEFRELVDEVAALMMFEITREMSLEEVEVETPVSTAKSKVISGKKLGIIPILRAGIGMVDGILNLIPAAKVGHVGLYRDPETLLPVEYYIKLPPGVEERELIVVDPMLATGGSAVAAIDALKRRGAKHIKFMCLIAAPEGVEAMQKAHPDVDMYIAGLDEKLDEKGYIVPGLGDAGDRLFGTK; encoded by the coding sequence ATGGCCAAAGTGTATGTGTTCGACCATCCTCTCATACAACATAAAATAACGTATATTAGGGATAAAAACACAGGAACGAAAGAATTTCGTGAACTTGTCGATGAAGTTGCCGCGTTGATGATGTTTGAGATTACAAGAGAAATGTCTTTGGAAGAGGTTGAGGTGGAAACGCCAGTTAGTACAGCAAAGTCAAAAGTCATTTCAGGGAAAAAGCTAGGTATCATACCAATTTTACGAGCAGGTATTGGAATGGTGGATGGAATCTTAAATTTAATTCCAGCTGCAAAAGTAGGTCATGTTGGCTTATATAGAGATCCGGAAACGTTATTGCCAGTTGAATATTATATTAAATTACCACCTGGTGTAGAAGAAAGAGAATTAATTGTAGTTGATCCAATGCTTGCAACAGGCGGTTCTGCAGTTGCGGCAATCGACGCGTTAAAAAGACGCGGTGCTAAGCACATTAAATTTATGTGTCTTATTGCAGCGCCTGAAGGTGTCGAAGCAATGCAAAAAGCACATCCTGATGTGGACATGTACATTGCAGGACTTGATGAAAAATTAGACGAAAAAGGCTATATCGTTCCAGGTCTTGGCGATGCAGGCGATCGTCTATTTGGAACGAAATAA
- the glyA gene encoding serine hydroxymethyltransferase, with protein sequence MSKIAQQDPLVYEAIQNELKRQRTKIELIASENFVSEAVMEAQGSVLTNKYAEGYPGRRYYGGCEFVDVVEDLARDRAKEIFGAEYVNVQPHSGAQANMAVYFTVLKPGDTVLGMNLSHGGHLTHGSPVNFSGVQYNFVAYGVDAEEQRIDYEDVRQKALEHKPKLIVAGASAYSREIDFKKFREIADEVGAYFMVDMAHIAGLVAVGLHSNPVPHAHFVTTTTHKTLRGPRGGMVLCKEEFGKKIDSAVFPGLQGGPLMHVIAGKAIAFKEALTPEYKTYIENVVANAKRLGESLKKEGFDIVSGGTDNHLVLLDLRPFGLTGKVAEKVLDDVGITVNKNTIPYDPEGPFTTSGIRIGTPAVTSRGFGVEEMDEIASLIAFILKNREDETKLDEARVRIETLTAKFPLYQQKSEVSCSS encoded by the coding sequence ATGAGTAAAATTGCACAACAAGATCCACTTGTATATGAAGCGATTCAAAACGAATTGAAACGCCAACGTACGAAAATTGAATTAATTGCATCCGAAAACTTTGTTAGTGAGGCAGTGATGGAAGCGCAAGGGTCTGTCTTGACAAACAAATATGCAGAAGGATATCCGGGACGACGCTATTATGGCGGTTGTGAATTTGTGGATGTTGTCGAAGATCTAGCTCGCGACCGGGCAAAAGAAATTTTCGGAGCGGAATATGTCAACGTGCAACCTCATTCCGGTGCTCAAGCTAATATGGCAGTTTATTTTACTGTGCTTAAACCGGGAGACACAGTGCTTGGTATGAACTTATCTCATGGTGGTCATTTGACACATGGGAGCCCTGTTAACTTTAGTGGTGTGCAATACAATTTCGTTGCTTACGGAGTAGACGCGGAAGAACAAAGAATCGATTATGAAGATGTTCGCCAAAAAGCGCTCGAGCACAAACCGAAATTAATTGTAGCAGGCGCAAGTGCATATTCACGTGAAATTGATTTTAAGAAATTCCGTGAAATTGCAGATGAAGTCGGCGCTTACTTTATGGTTGATATGGCTCATATCGCAGGTCTTGTTGCTGTCGGACTTCACTCTAACCCAGTTCCACATGCACATTTCGTTACAACTACTACACATAAAACATTGCGTGGACCACGCGGTGGTATGGTTCTTTGTAAAGAAGAATTCGGTAAAAAGATTGATAGTGCTGTATTCCCTGGCCTACAAGGTGGACCACTTATGCACGTTATTGCAGGTAAGGCAATTGCGTTCAAAGAGGCTTTGACACCTGAGTATAAAACTTACATCGAAAATGTTGTCGCTAATGCAAAACGTTTAGGTGAATCCTTGAAAAAAGAAGGATTCGATATCGTTTCTGGTGGAACAGACAACCATTTAGTATTGCTTGATCTTCGTCCGTTCGGATTAACAGGAAAAGTGGCAGAAAAAGTACTTGATGATGTAGGAATTACAGTCAATAAAAATACGATTCCGTACGATCCAGAAGGTCCATTCACGACAAGTGGTATCCGAATCGGTACACCAGCAGTAACTTCAAGAGGATTTGGAGTAGAAGAAATGGATGAAATTGCGTCTCTAATAGCATTCATTTTGAAAAATCGTGAAGATGAAACAAAACTCGACGAAGCGCGCGTTCGTATCGAAACATTAACAGCTAAATTTCCTTTATACCAACAGAAAAGCGAAGTGTCTTGTTCATCGTAA
- a CDS encoding TIGR01440 family protein has translation MEKWREEMQAIVRECSEQLRIKSNGVLVIGCSTSEVAGEKIGTSGTMEVATIIFEELKKYADKEQIHLAFQCCEHLNRALVIERSVADEKDWEEVSVIPSRNAGGAMATYAFSQFLEPVVIEHIQADAGIDIGDTFIGMHIKRVAVPIRINQKVLGNAHITIAMTRPKLIGGARAIYEKEKLNDQCDK, from the coding sequence ATGGAAAAATGGCGGGAAGAAATGCAAGCAATCGTTCGTGAATGTAGTGAACAGTTACGGATCAAATCAAACGGAGTGCTTGTTATTGGGTGCTCAACTTCAGAAGTTGCGGGTGAGAAAATTGGTACATCTGGGACGATGGAAGTGGCCACAATCATTTTCGAGGAATTAAAGAAGTATGCAGATAAGGAACAAATTCACCTCGCATTTCAATGCTGTGAACATCTGAATAGAGCTTTAGTGATAGAACGATCTGTTGCTGATGAGAAAGATTGGGAAGAAGTGTCTGTGATTCCATCTAGAAATGCTGGAGGGGCAATGGCGACATATGCATTTAGCCAATTTTTGGAGCCTGTAGTAATAGAACATATCCAAGCGGACGCAGGTATTGATATCGGCGATACATTTATAGGTATGCATATCAAGCGCGTCGCAGTTCCAATTCGCATAAACCAAAAGGTACTTGGCAACGCACATATCACAATTGCTATGACTAGACCGAAACTAATTGGCGGAGCAAGAGCGATATACGAAAAGGAAAAACTGAACGATCAATGTGATAAATAA